Within the Candidatus Zixiibacteriota bacterium genome, the region TGGTGGAGCCAGGGGGAGTCGAACCCCCGGCCTCTTGAATGCCATTCAAGCGCTCTCCCAACTGAGCTATGGCCCCAAATGACCTGTAGGTTCGCCAGTATACGCCCTCCCCGAGAGGTTGTCAACTGCATTTTACGGCGCCGGCGGACCTGTCAGACTCCGGCGGCGGGAGGCTCCGGCGCTCCGCCCCCTTGTCCCGGACGCGGCCGGTTGTGCCGCGTGAGGCACAGCGGCACCGTCAACAGCGCCACCCCGAGCGAGACCTTCACGACATCATGGAAGGCCGCGACGAACAGGGCGGCCGGGTCGCCGAGACTGACCGCCCGCCGCGACCGAAAATAGGCGAAGAGAGCTGTCGCCATTGCGATCCCGATCGAGTTGCCGATGTTGCGCGCGGTCCCGATAATGCTGCTGGCCCGGGCCCGCTCCGTCGGTCCGACCGACCCCATGATCGACGAGGAGTTGGGCGTGTTGAAGATGGCCGCGCCCAGGCCGATGACCGCCAGCACGAGCATGATGAAAGCGTCTGATGAAGCGGCATCCAGGTGCAGCAGCAGATACTGCCCGAAAGCCGCCACCGCCGCTCCGCTCGTCGTGAGGAAAAGAGACCCGATGCGGTCGGAGATTCGCCCCGACAGCGGCGCCACCACGAACATGATGGCGGGGATGATCACGAGGAACAGGCCGATGCGGCTGGGGCCGTACCCCTTGACGCTTTCAAAATAGAACGGCAGGAGAATGGCCCCGCCGGCCATGGTAACGAACATCAGGATCGCCGCCGCAATCGCGGTGGAGAACTGGCGGTTCCGGAACATGTCCAGGCCGATCATGTGGCGCGCCGGGCGGCTCTCGTAGCGAAGGAACAGCAGGAACGCCCCCGCCGCCGCCAGCGCCGGCGCCCAAACCTGCCAGTCGCGCAGCGCGTGCTCCGAAACCATCGACAACGCCAGTGTGCCGGCCACCAGGGCGGTCGCGATCGCCGCCCCGCCGGCCAGGTAGATCGGGCGATCGTCCTCCGGCTTCGGTAGGAGCCGGAAATAGCGGGCCGCCAGCGCGATCCCCACGGCGCCGATGGGAAGATTGATCACGAAAATCCACTGCCACGGGAGAAACTGCAAAATGAACCCGCCCAGCGGCGGCCCGGCCATCAGCCCGGCCGCCACCATCATCACCATCATCCCGATCCCTCTCCCCCTCTGTTCCGCCGGAAAGACGGCCGTCACCAGACCCGGTCCGACCGCCTGAAACATCGCCGACCCTATCCCCTGCACTACCCGGGCGAGGATGAGCGAGTGGATCGACGGGCTCAGCGCACAGGCCGCCGACCCGAGAACGAAAAACGAGTAGGCGAACCGGTAGGCGAAGTCGTACCCCTTGCGCTCGGTCCAGGCGCCGAAGATGAGCATGAGCGAGATGATCGTCAGCGTATAGGCGAGGACAACCCATGCCACCAGGTGAATGTCCGCCCCCAGGTCGGCGGCGATCGTGGGCAGGGCCACGTTGAGGATCGACCCGTCCAGGGTCGACATGAAGGTCCCTATGGCCCCCACGAGAAAGAATCGGTGTCGATGCGCCTCGATGATGCGCTGATGTTCGCCTGAACTGCCCACGGGTATAAGTTGTTGCCGTAAAAAAGATTGACAAACTTCAGCGGCAAGCATATGCTTGCCGTCGGGGATAGTCAACAGAATTTTCACCCCGATGATTGCACAGGTGGCGATGCCGTACGTCTCTTCGATACATCATGACTTCGGGGATTATGCATAAGACTGTCCCGGAGTTAGTGGATGATTTCGTCCGAGGGAGTGACGCCGCCTTCACTGAACTTGTCCACCGGTACCAGCGGAAGGTCTACTCCCTGGCCTACCAGGTGCTCGGCAATCACCTGGATGCCGATGAAGTCGTCCAGGAGACCTTTGTCCGCATTTATCGACGACGAAAGGAGCTGGCCGAAGTAAAGTTTTTCTCGACCTTCCTGCTGCGCATCGCGTCCAACTACGCCATTGACGTCCTGCGCAAGCAGAGGGGCCACAGCCGGATGCCGGAAGATTCGTCCTCCCTGCCGGGGGAGGTCCAGATCGATCTGGCCCGGCAGGTGGCCACGCCGAGCGAAGAATTCGAGAACAGGGCTTTGCTGGAGGAGATCAAGCGGGCGCTCAGGGAGCTTCCTCCGCGACAACAACTAACCGCCATTCTGCACGACATCGAAGGGTATTCGAAGGCGGAGATCGCGGCGATGTTGGGTTGCCCGGAGGCGACCGTCCGCTCCAATCTCCATATCGCCAGATCCAAACTGCGAAAGGCCCTGAAGAAGCGCCTGAGGAAAGGGAGTTGAGATGACCTGCTCTGATGTCGTAGCGCGGCTGGATGACTTTCTCGACGGCGAGCTGTCGGCCGAAGCCGCCGGGCGCGTGCGCGACCACCTGGCTGACTGCGCAGCCTGCCGGCGCGAACATGACCTCGCCGTCCAAGTCCGCGGCCTGCTCGGCTCGGCCGCCGCGCCCGACCCCGGGGACGAGTATTTCGCCGAAAGCGAGAGCCATATCCTCGCCCGCACGGTTCTGGCCGGCGACCCAGAGGCGGTTCGCCGCGGGGGCGGCGAAGGCGCCGCGCCGCGCTCCTCCACCGCCCTCCTGCGGGCGCTGGTGTCGGTGGCGGCCTCGCTGGCGATCCTCTTCGCCGCCATCTACCTCGGATCCAGCCGGGAGCTCCTGATCAGCCGGACGATCGGCCCGGAGATTCCCGTGCTGGCGACGGCCGAGGTGCGCTCCGAGCTCGGCGACAGCCCGGTCTTCACCCGCGAAGATCGGGCCCGGATCACCCGCGGCATGATGCTCATCGGCGGGCCGGGAATCCTCGGCCGTTTCACCGCCCTGCCGCAGATAGTCAAAACCAACCCGCTCGACGAATCGTAATAGCCTCTGGGAAGGAGTCTCGGAATTGTGACCAGACTAACCGCCTGCCTCTCCGCAGTCATCCTCGCCGCTGTGCTCGCGCTGGCGGCCTGCCAGCAGGGCGAGAAGACCGTCCTGTTGCGCTACAAGTTCGCCCCCGGACTTCAGCTTGTCTACAACCAGGACATGAAGCGCAACGTCCTGGTCGCCCGGGGCGACTCGATCATCGAAAAGAGCAGCACCGCTTTCAAGGTCCGCGTCATGCAGACGATCGAGGAGGTCCGCGACGAGAACACCGCCCTCATGCGCGAGGTCGACTCCTGGTCCTACACGGTGCCGTCGCGCGAAGACACCCTCAAGCGCGACTCGGTGTCCATGGAGCGGACCATGCGCATCCTCATGCAGAGCGACGGCAACGTCCTCGATGTCAAGTTCGACGACAGCGACGACCTCCCCTCGCAGAACTACATCAAACACTTCATGGAGCAGGGCATGCCGGTGTTCCCGCCCGGCGAGGTGTCCCCCGGTTTCTCCTGGACCCAGACCGCCAAGGTGCTGCTGCCCAATGAGAACATGGAAGCCTCCACAACCTACGAAGTGGTCGCCTTCGTCCGCGAGGCCGGCTACGACTGCGCCCTGCTCAACGTCGACGGCAACCTGGTGATCCCGGTCGAGCCCAACCCGAAGGACAGCGTCCAGCGGTTCGGCGTCGACCGCATCCGCACGACCGGCAAGATGTATTTCGCGTTCCGCGAAGGCATGGTGGTGCTGCAGCGGGAGCGCTGGATCATTCAGGGCGACTACACGCGCGTCAAGAAGAGCGACACGGCGACGTACGATGTGCGGATCGAGGCGGACGTCGACTACGCGCTCGAGTCGCGGAAGATCACCCCGTAACCCGCACGCCTGCGGCCGGGCGGCCGGTTCCCGGTCTTGGTCCCGGCCAACGCGAAGCCCCCGGCGCCGCGGGCAGCGTCCTTGTGCGCCCCGTTTTCGGTTTACAACCGGCCGGCGCCGGCCTACTTTGGCGGCATGTATATCCGGCGCGCCATCATCCTTGTCATCGACGCCTGCGGGGTCGGCGCTTTGCCTGACGCCGCTGCATACGACGACGTCGGGGCCGCCACCGTCCCGCACTGCGCCGCCGCGGTCGGCGGGCTGGACCTGCCGAACTGCCGGCGCCTCGGCCTCGGCAACATCGTCCCCATCGCCGGCGTCCCCCCGGTCGCCGCGCCGGCGGCCGCGTTCGGCAAGATGGCCGAGCAGTCGGCCGGCAAAGACTCGACCGCCGGCCACTGGGAAATCGCCGGTCTCATCACCCCGGTGCCCTTTCCGACCTACCCGCACGGTTTCCCGCCAAGCCTTGTCCGAGAGTTCGAGCTCCAGGCGGGCGTCCGGACGATCGGCAACATCCCCGCCTCCGGGACCGCCATCATCGAGCAGTTCGGCGAAGAGCATCTCCGGTCCGGGGCGGTTATCCTGTATACCTCGGCCGACTCGGTCTGGCAAATGGCCGCCCACGAGGAGCGCTACCCCTTGGCCGAGCAGTATCGCTACTGCGAGGCGGCCCGCGAACTGCTCACCGGTGAGCACGCGGTCGCCCGGGTGATCGCCCGCCCCTTCATCGGCTCCCCCGGACGGTTTGTCCGCACCGCCGGCCGCCGCGATTTCTCGCTGCCCCCCGGCGGACCCACCCTGCTCGACCTGATGGTCGCGGCCGGCCGCCCCACGTACGCGGTCGGCAAGATCTGGGACCTGTTCGCCGCCCGGGGCATCACTTCCCACGTGAAGCCCGAGGGCAACGCGGCGGGCATGGAAGCGACCATCGAGCTGGTCCGGGGCGACCGCGACCATGGCCTCATTTTCACGAACCTCGTCGATTTCGATCAGGCCTGGGGGCATCGCCGCGACCCGGCGAATTTCGCCCTCGCCCTGGAGGATTTCGACCGCCGCCTCGGCGCGCTCCTTGACGCCCTGCGCGAGGATGACATGCTGATCATCACGGCCGACCACGGCTGTGACCCGACCCTGGCGCGCCACACCGATCACACCCGCGAGTATGTCCCGCTCCTGGCGTACGGGCGGCGGGTGAAAGCCGGCGTCAATCTCGGCGCCCGCGCGACCTTCGCCGACGTCGGCGCCACGGTCGCCGAGCTGTTCCGCCTGCCGGGCAGCCTGGCCGGGAACTCCTTCGCCGGAGAGGTGGGACTGCGATGAGCGACCCGCTCCTGCACGAGCTCCACCGTCGCTTCGATCACGCCGCGCTGAAACCGGACGTCACCGCGGCCGACATCGGGCGGCTGTGCGCCGAGGCGCGCGCCCACGAATTCTGCGGCGTCGCCGTCAATCCCGTCTGGATCCCCCTCTGCGGCGATCACCTCCGGGGAACGGGCGTCAAAGTGATCGGGGTCGCCGCCTTCCCGCTCGGAGCGAACCGCACCGACGTCAAGGTTGAAGAAGCCGTGAAGGGCGCGGCCGATGGTGCGCGGGAGATCGACTTGGTCGCCAACATCGGCTGGCTGGTCGAGGGACGGTGCGCGGACGTCGCGCGCGAGATCAGCGCCGTGCGCCGCGCCCTCCCCTACAACGTCCTGCTCAAAGTGATCATCGAGGCCGGCCTTCTCCCCGCCTCCCGCTGGGCCGAAGCGGCGCAGGCGGTGATCGACGGCGGCGCACAATTCGTCAAGACCGGCACCGGGTTTTTCGGCGGGGCGACCGTGGAGCAGGTGCGCGCTCTTTCTCGGGCAGCTGGCGGCCGGATCGAGGTCAAAGCCTCGGGCGGGATCCGCACGCTGGCCGATGCGCGCGCCATGCTCGCCGCCGGCGCCTCGCGGCTGGGCAGCTCGGCCTCGGTCGCGATCATGCGCGAACTGGCCAGCCCGGAACCGGGCGGCGACACCGCAGCCGGGTCTCACTGACGGCGATCGAATCCTTCGCCCCCAGGGCCTCCTCCAAGTGATTGATTTTTCCGTTTTTCTTCCGTATTCTTGTCAGCGTATGAACGGTCCGAAAGACGCCCATCACCGGCCTTTTCTCGGGATGTATTTCAAGTGCTGCCGAGTCTACTCGCGCATCTACCTGAACCGGGAGGGTTCGGCCTTTGTCGGGTGGTGTCCGAAATGCGCCGGCCAGGTGCGGGTGGGTGTGTCCCCGACGGGCCGCAGGGACCGCTTTTTCACGGCCGAGTGACGCACAACCGCCGGCTGCCGATGAAGGGCGACCCGGCGACAGGTTGCGGCCGCCCGAGCCGACGGCCGGGAATTGGGGTTCATGGCGATATTGAGATCTAAGATCGTGGTCGTCCCGCTCGGTGAGGTTGACCCGATGATGGTCAACCGGTTAGCCGCCGACATCGGCCCGGTGTTCAACCGGTCCGTCGACATCCTCAAGGGCATGAAAATGCCCAGCGAGGCCCTCAACGTCGTCCGCAGCCAGTACTATGTCACCGTCCTCTTGGCCAAACTCGAGCGCGTCAAAGCCAATTCCCGCGAAAAAGTGATCGCGGTGTGCGAAGAAGACCTCTATCTTCCCGACCAGGACACCCTGCTCGGCCACGCCGACATTGTCGCCGGAACCTCGGTGGTGTCCCTGTACCAGTTGCGGCAGGAGTTTTACGGCCTGCCCGAAGATGAGAAGAAGGTGTATCCCCGGCTGTACAAGGAGGCGCTCCACCAGTTGGCCCATTTGTTCGAGTTGCGGGAGTGCCGCAACCCCCGGTGCGTCAACTACTACAGCCAGATGATGCTCGATATCGACAACAAGGGCCGGAAGTTCTGTGATGTGTGCCGCCGTAAACTGACCGGCGTGGTGTGAACGGCCGCGCCGCCGGCGCCCGCGATCGGCTCCTCCGGCGCCCAAACCCAGACTGGCTATCCATGAACCTCGAACAAGTTCTCGATCTCCTCCGCTCCGACAAGGACATTTCTGAGAATGTGACGCACTGGCGGTCGTTCGATGCCCGTCCGGCCCGCTATGTCGATTTCCCCGGCGCCCTCGACGGCCGCCTGATTGGGGCCCTCAAGACCCGCGGCATCGACCGCCTCTACACCCACCAGGGCGAGGCGGTCGCCCACGTAGCCGCCGGCCGCGACGTGGTCGTCGTCACCCCCACCGCCTCCGGCAAGACGCTCTGCTACAACCTCCCGGTCCTCGACCGCATCATGCGCGAGCCGGAGTCGCGGGCGCTCTACCTGTTTCCCACCAAGGCCCTCTCCCAGGACCAGCTCTCGGAGCTGTACGACCTGATCCAGAAGCTGGGAGTCGATATCGGGACGTATACGTTCGACGGCGACACGCCGCAGACGGCGCGGCGGAGGATTCGCGCGGCCGGCCACATCGTCATCACCAACCCCGACATGCTCCACGCCGGCATTCTCCCCCACCACACGAAGTGGATCAAGCTGTTCGAGAACCTGAAGTACGTGGTGATCGACGAGGTCCACCAGTACCGGGGCATCTTCGGCTCCCACCTGGCGAACGTGATCACGCGCCTGCGGCGGATCTGCCGGTTTTACGGCTCCGACCCGCAGTTTATCTGCTGCTCGGCGACCATCGCCAACCCGGCCGAGTTGACCGCGCGGATCATCGGCCGCCCGGTCGAGCTGGTGGACAACAACGGTGCGCCCGCCGGCGAGAAGCACTTTCTCATCTACAATCCGCCGGTGGTGAACAAGCAGCTCGGGATTCGCCGCTCTGCCCTCAACGAGGCCGCCCGCCTGGGCGCCCTCTTTCTGCGGCAGCGCATCCAGACCATCATCTTCGCCCACTACCGGCTCTACGTCGAGGTGCTCCTCACCTACCTCCAGCGCGAGCTGCAGGGGGATTTTGGCCGCGGCGTCGTCATTGCCGGCTACCGCGGCGGCTACCTGCCGAACGAGCGCCGCGCCATCGAACAGGGTCTCCGGGCGGGGCGCATCCACGGCGTCGTCTCCACCAATGCCCTGGAACTCGGGCTCGATATCGGCAGTCTCGACGTCTCCATCATCGTCGGCTACCCCGGCACCATGGCCTCGCTCTGGCAGCAGGCCGGGCGGGCCGGACGGCGCTCGAAGACATCGCTTACCGTCATGATCGCCAACTCGACCGCCATCAACCAGTTCCTCTGCGCCGAACCGGAGTACATCTTCGGCCGCACCCCCGAATCCGGCATCATCGACCCGAACAACCTCATCATCCGCAGCAACCACCTCAAGTGCGCGGCCTTCGAACTCCCCTTCGAGGAGCACGAGTACGCCCGCGACGACGGCACCCGCGAGATCCTCGAGTACCTCGAGGACGCCAAGATCGTCCGCCACGCCGGCGCCCGCTACCACTGGTCGTCGGAAATCTACCCCGCCCAGGAGGTGTCGCTGCGCTCCGCCTCCCCGGAAAACTTCGTCATCCTCAACGAGAGCAACCGCTCCGAGGTGATCGGCGAGGTCGATTTCTTCTCCGCGCCCATCTTCCTCCACCCGCAGGCAATCTACCTCCACCGCGCCAACCAGTACCAGGTCACCCGCCTGGACTGGGAGGGGCGCAAGGCGTACGTGAAAGAGGTCTCCGTCGATTACTACACCGACGCCGAAACCAAGACTGACCTGAAGGTGCTCGATGTCGACCGGACCCGGCGGTTCGGCGAGGCCGACATTTCGTGCGGCGAGGTCACGGTGACCAGTGTCACCGTGCTGTTCAAGAAAATCAAGTTCGAGACCCACGAGAACGTCGGGTGGGGCAAACTCACCATGCCGGAGATCGAGATGCACACCCACGCAGTGTGGTACTCGTTCGCGGGCGACGTGGCTTTCCGGGTCGGGGTGGGCGGCGAGGATTTCGGCGGGGCGTTGCGCGGCCTCGCCAACATCCTCGGCAAGATCGCCCCCCTGTGGGTGATGTGCGACGCGCGCGATCTGCGCGCCGTCTCCCAGGTCCGCGCCCCCTTCACCGAGTGCCCCACCATCTTCCTCTACGAAAACATCCCCGGCGGCGTGGGGCTGGCCGAGAAGCTCTTCACCGAGCACGAACGGCTCTGCGAGGCGGTCTACCACCGCCTCCGCGGCTGCGGCTGTGAGGCCGGCTGTCCCGCCTGTGTCGGACCGTCCATGGAAATCGGGGCCGGCGGCAAGGCGGGCGCCCTCCGCCTCCTGGAGTACATGCTCGCCACCGCCCCCGTCTAGCCGGCCCCGCCCGGCCCGGACTCAGTTGCCGGAGCCGTCCCGCGCCCCCCGGCCGTGGCGCTCGAGAATCGCGTCGATTTCCTCCATCGTGAAGTAGGTCAACTGCGTCACTTTCGCCTGGGAGCGAAAGGCCGGCGGCACGACGCTGCGGGCGGCCTCCCGCGTGTCCGTCTCGACCGTGATCCAGGCCTTGTGCTCGCCGTCCTCGCACCCCCAGTCCGCGTGGGTGAGAAAATGCGATCCGGTCTCCAGGAACACCTTCACCACCCGGGCGCAGGCGACCGTGTCTTCCTCGTGGGGCACTTCGATGAGATAGCGCGGCATCGTAATCACGCTCCTTTCGTCCGACGCATTATGCAATGTATGGATCAAAATAATCTACGATACGCCTGCCCGCCGGGCAAGCGCAAAATGCATTCCCGCAGCGGCGCGTTCGTCCGCCGCCGGATGTGGGTCGCCGGCCCAGATCCCCTCTTTACCGGGGGCTGTACAGGAGGTAGCGCGCCCGCGGCGCCTCCCACCCGGCGTCCGTCTGGACCGGACGCCCCCACTTCTCCAAACTCAGCGACAGATCGATCGTGCTCACCTGCCCGTCCGCCACCACGATGCTGTCCACGAGAACGGGCCGGAAATAGTAGTCATAGGGCGGCATCGACTTGACCGGGTCGGTGATGGTCGTGTCCCCATCCGGACTCACCACAGTATCCAGCTTGGTCTCCGCCCGACCCAGCCGCGACACGTAGACGAGCAGCGTGTACCTCCCCGGCGGGACGCTGTCGAGCACGCTCTCGAATCCGTCAAACTCGCGGTACCGGAGCACCTCGTAGTTGGCGATGGAATCCATGAGCGCGTACTGGTGCAGGCCGAGTTCGAAGGGCTGGAGGGGAATCGGCCCGCGCAGGTGGTAGAAACCCCTTGAGACAATCTCGGGCGAATAGGGGCCGGTGATCAGGCGAATCACGCCGAAACCCTCCGGGACCGCAATGACCCGGTCGGGAACGACCTGGGGACGGTCCGGGTTCGGGGCAGGCTGCTCGGACTTCGAACAACCGCCGACAGCGAGGACCGACAGGGCGGCAAGCACAACGAGGATACGGCAGCGGCGCATTCCAACTCCCATCAGAAAATCGAAAACCCCAGATACTTTTTCGGATCGTCCTGAATATCCTTGACCAGCCGGTTGCTCCGGGCCAACAGAGCGGCGATCTCCACGTACAGGGTCGTATCGTTGACCAGCAGCCCGAGACTCCCTTCGGCCCGGTTGATCTTCGTCAGGGTCGAGTCCAACTGCGAGGTAAGCGCAGTCAGATTGGCGTAGAGCATGGTGTCGGTCACCAGCCGCCCGACTGTCCCCGTCGAGTCATCGAGCTTCTCCCCCACGTCGGCCATCGTGTTGGCCGCCCGGGTCACCGAGGTCAGCAGTTCCTTTTGGTTGGCCTGGAGACCGCGGGCGAGGTCGGCCATCTCGGAGGCCAGCCGCGTCATCTGCACGTACAACTCCTGGTTGGTGGCGAGCATTCCGAGCGTGCCGACGCCGGCGTTGGCCCGGGCGAGCAGCGTATCGAGGTTGGCCGCCAGCGCCTCCGCCTCACCGATGGCATTCTCGGCCGCCGCGAATACCGCTTCGGCGCTCCCCACGTCTTGGGGCGGAATGAGCGATCCCTCGGGAAGGACCGGCCCGCCGATTCCCCCGGGGATCACTTCGAGGTACTTGTCGCCGAGAAACCCGATCGTCCCGAGCTGCACCCGGGCGTCGCTTGTCACCATCTTGTGCACCGACTCTTTGACCGTGAAGGTGATCAGGACCCGCCGGAGGCTGTCGAGGTTGACGAATTCGATGCGGCGGACGTTCCCGACTTCGACCCCGGCCATCCACACCGGCGCCCCGGCGACCATTCCGCTGACATTCTTAAAGTAAGAGTGGTAGGTGAATTTGGCGGAGAAGATCGAGGTTCCGCCGCCGCTGAGCGAGGCCCAGAGCAGAACCAGGATCGCCAGCATGATGAGGATCCCCACCTTCAACCCGCCCCACTTGACACCGACCGTACTTCTCATATGCGCGCCTGTCGCTTGCCTTTTTCCTTTGGCGGCCAAACCGCCGCCGCTTCGACTCTATATAAAACGTTTTCTGCTGACTTCCGCAAACGATTCCCGGAAGGGGGCGAGGAAATCGAGCACCCGGGGATCGGCGCTATCGCGGAGAGCCTCGAAGGTCCCGTCGAACGCCACCTCGCCGGCCGATATGAGCACAAACCGGTCGGCCACCGCGAGCGCATCGGCGATCTCGTGGGTCACCACCACCGACGCCGTTCCCTTGTCCGCGTTCAGCCGCTGGATGAGCTTGAGCACCTGCTCGGTGGAACGCGGATCGAGACCCGTTGTCGGCTCGTCGTAGAGCATGATTCGGGGATTGGTCGACAGCAGCGCCCGCCCGATCGCCACCCGCCGCTGCATGCCGCCGGAGAGCTCCTCGGGCAGCTTGTCGATGATCTCGTCCGCGTCGAGCCCGACGAACCCGAGCATCTCGCGCGCCCGGCGGTCGACCTCGTCCCACGGCAGCCGGGTGTGCTCCAGCAGGTAGTAGGCGACATTTTCGCCCACGGTGAGCGAATCAAACAGCGCCCCCGCCTGGAACACCATCCCGATCTTCTTGCGCACATCGATCTTCCGTGACTCCTTCATGCGGCAAATGCTCTCGCCGTCGATGATCACGTCGCCCCGCTGGGGACACTCCAGCCCGAGGATGAGCCGGAGGATGGTCGACTTGCCGGAGCCCGACGGCCCCAGGATCACCATGGACTCCCCCTCCGCCAGCGAAAACGACACATCCCGGAGAATGGGCCGGTCGGCGTAGGCGAAATGGACGCTGCGGAGCGCGATCACAGCCACCCCTTAATGGTTGCGAACACCACCCGGGTGATGAAGAAATTCACCACCAGGATTGTGATCGACGAAATCATCACCGATTCCGTGGTCGCCCGGCCCACGCCCTTGGTGCCCCCCTCCGCGGTGAACCCTTTGTACGTCGACACCAGGGCAATGACCACCGAGAACACCACCGGCTTCAGCAAACCGATGAACAGGTTTCCGAATACGAGGCGCTCTTTCACCGCCGCCCAGTAGATCGACGGCGCCAGGTGCGCCACGAGCGTGCCGACGATGTACCCTCCGAGAATGGCCAGCACATCGGTCACCACCGTCAGCACCGGCACCATCACGA harbors:
- a CDS encoding MFS transporter, which gives rise to MSTLDGSILNVALPTIAADLGADIHLVAWVVLAYTLTIISLMLIFGAWTERKGYDFAYRFAYSFFVLGSAACALSPSIHSLILARVVQGIGSAMFQAVGPGLVTAVFPAEQRGRGIGMMVMMVAAGLMAGPPLGGFILQFLPWQWIFVINLPIGAVGIALAARYFRLLPKPEDDRPIYLAGGAAIATALVAGTLALSMVSEHALRDWQVWAPALAAAGAFLLFLRYESRPARHMIGLDMFRNRQFSTAIAAAILMFVTMAGGAILLPFYFESVKGYGPSRIGLFLVIIPAIMFVVAPLSGRISDRIGSLFLTTSGAAVAAFGQYLLLHLDAASSDAFIMLVLAVIGLGAAIFNTPNSSSIMGSVGPTERARASSIIGTARNIGNSIGIAMATALFAYFRSRRAVSLGDPAALFVAAFHDVVKVSLGVALLTVPLCLTRHNRPRPGQGGGAPEPPAAGV
- a CDS encoding RNA polymerase sigma factor; protein product: MHKTVPELVDDFVRGSDAAFTELVHRYQRKVYSLAYQVLGNHLDADEVVQETFVRIYRRRKELAEVKFFSTFLLRIASNYAIDVLRKQRGHSRMPEDSSSLPGEVQIDLARQVATPSEEFENRALLEEIKRALRELPPRQQLTAILHDIEGYSKAEIAAMLGCPEATVRSNLHIARSKLRKALKKRLRKGS
- a CDS encoding zf-HC2 domain-containing protein → MTCSDVVARLDDFLDGELSAEAAGRVRDHLADCAACRREHDLAVQVRGLLGSAAAPDPGDEYFAESESHILARTVLAGDPEAVRRGGGEGAAPRSSTALLRALVSVAASLAILFAAIYLGSSRELLISRTIGPEIPVLATAEVRSELGDSPVFTREDRARITRGMMLIGGPGILGRFTALPQIVKTNPLDES
- a CDS encoding phosphopentomutase gives rise to the protein MYIRRAIILVIDACGVGALPDAAAYDDVGAATVPHCAAAVGGLDLPNCRRLGLGNIVPIAGVPPVAAPAAAFGKMAEQSAGKDSTAGHWEIAGLITPVPFPTYPHGFPPSLVREFELQAGVRTIGNIPASGTAIIEQFGEEHLRSGAVILYTSADSVWQMAAHEERYPLAEQYRYCEAARELLTGEHAVARVIARPFIGSPGRFVRTAGRRDFSLPPGGPTLLDLMVAAGRPTYAVGKIWDLFAARGITSHVKPEGNAAGMEATIELVRGDRDHGLIFTNLVDFDQAWGHRRDPANFALALEDFDRRLGALLDALREDDMLIITADHGCDPTLARHTDHTREYVPLLAYGRRVKAGVNLGARATFADVGATVAELFRLPGSLAGNSFAGEVGLR
- the deoC gene encoding deoxyribose-phosphate aldolase codes for the protein MSDPLLHELHRRFDHAALKPDVTAADIGRLCAEARAHEFCGVAVNPVWIPLCGDHLRGTGVKVIGVAAFPLGANRTDVKVEEAVKGAADGAREIDLVANIGWLVEGRCADVAREISAVRRALPYNVLLKVIIEAGLLPASRWAEAAQAVIDGGAQFVKTGTGFFGGATVEQVRALSRAAGGRIEVKASGGIRTLADARAMLAAGASRLGSSASVAIMRELASPEPGGDTAAGSH
- a CDS encoding DEAD/DEAH box helicase is translated as MNLEQVLDLLRSDKDISENVTHWRSFDARPARYVDFPGALDGRLIGALKTRGIDRLYTHQGEAVAHVAAGRDVVVVTPTASGKTLCYNLPVLDRIMREPESRALYLFPTKALSQDQLSELYDLIQKLGVDIGTYTFDGDTPQTARRRIRAAGHIVITNPDMLHAGILPHHTKWIKLFENLKYVVIDEVHQYRGIFGSHLANVITRLRRICRFYGSDPQFICCSATIANPAELTARIIGRPVELVDNNGAPAGEKHFLIYNPPVVNKQLGIRRSALNEAARLGALFLRQRIQTIIFAHYRLYVEVLLTYLQRELQGDFGRGVVIAGYRGGYLPNERRAIEQGLRAGRIHGVVSTNALELGLDIGSLDVSIIVGYPGTMASLWQQAGRAGRRSKTSLTVMIANSTAINQFLCAEPEYIFGRTPESGIIDPNNLIIRSNHLKCAAFELPFEEHEYARDDGTREILEYLEDAKIVRHAGARYHWSSEIYPAQEVSLRSASPENFVILNESNRSEVIGEVDFFSAPIFLHPQAIYLHRANQYQVTRLDWEGRKAYVKEVSVDYYTDAETKTDLKVLDVDRTRRFGEADISCGEVTVTSVTVLFKKIKFETHENVGWGKLTMPEIEMHTHAVWYSFAGDVAFRVGVGGEDFGGALRGLANILGKIAPLWVMCDARDLRAVSQVRAPFTECPTIFLYENIPGGVGLAEKLFTEHERLCEAVYHRLRGCGCEAGCPACVGPSMEIGAGGKAGALRLLEYMLATAPV
- a CDS encoding MCE family protein; amino-acid sequence: MRSTVGVKWGGLKVGILIMLAILVLLWASLSGGGTSIFSAKFTYHSYFKNVSGMVAGAPVWMAGVEVGNVRRIEFVNLDSLRRVLITFTVKESVHKMVTSDARVQLGTIGFLGDKYLEVIPGGIGGPVLPEGSLIPPQDVGSAEAVFAAAENAIGEAEALAANLDTLLARANAGVGTLGMLATNQELYVQMTRLASEMADLARGLQANQKELLTSVTRAANTMADVGEKLDDSTGTVGRLVTDTMLYANLTALTSQLDSTLTKINRAEGSLGLLVNDTTLYVEIAALLARSNRLVKDIQDDPKKYLGFSIF
- a CDS encoding ATP-binding cassette domain-containing protein yields the protein MIALRSVHFAYADRPILRDVSFSLAEGESMVILGPSGSGKSTILRLILGLECPQRGDVIIDGESICRMKESRKIDVRKKIGMVFQAGALFDSLTVGENVAYYLLEHTRLPWDEVDRRAREMLGFVGLDADEIIDKLPEELSGGMQRRVAIGRALLSTNPRIMLYDEPTTGLDPRSTEQVLKLIQRLNADKGTASVVVTHEIADALAVADRFVLISAGEVAFDGTFEALRDSADPRVLDFLAPFRESFAEVSRKRFI